The following are encoded in a window of Pseudomonas multiresinivorans genomic DNA:
- a CDS encoding FecR domain-containing protein, giving the protein MNDALRPNEREAISEAARWYARLANESPAASDQQAWQRWLAADPINQRAWQRIESVNLQMARVPGRLAAATLSSAGASRRQVLRSVVVLASLGGLATLGWRSDTRQRFTAGYRTAVGERRAFTLADGSQMLLNTDSAVDVRFDANQRLIILRAGEVLVSTASDTLDRPFRVQSPDASVRALGTRFTVRSWSGGTDVAVLEKAVEVTVPGQRNALRLEAGQHTRVASGVIGPVQANSASVGAWEQGSLIAIDRPLGELLDELGRYRHGWLRCDPRISGLRISGAFPLDDTDLALRSLERSFPVTAVYRTGYWVTVIPRS; this is encoded by the coding sequence GTGAACGATGCCCTCAGACCGAATGAGCGCGAGGCCATCAGCGAAGCAGCACGCTGGTATGCACGACTCGCCAATGAATCGCCTGCTGCCAGCGACCAGCAAGCCTGGCAGCGCTGGCTGGCGGCCGACCCGATCAATCAGCGCGCCTGGCAGCGCATCGAATCGGTGAACCTGCAGATGGCCCGGGTACCGGGTCGCCTGGCTGCTGCAACCCTGTCCTCGGCCGGAGCGTCGCGCCGCCAGGTGCTGCGCAGTGTCGTGGTGCTCGCCTCTCTGGGCGGGCTGGCCACCCTGGGTTGGCGCAGCGATACGCGTCAACGCTTCACCGCCGGCTACAGGACCGCAGTGGGTGAGCGCCGCGCTTTCACCCTGGCGGACGGCAGCCAGATGCTGCTCAACACCGACAGCGCGGTGGATGTGCGCTTTGACGCAAACCAGCGCCTGATAATCCTGCGTGCCGGCGAGGTGCTGGTGAGCACCGCCAGCGATACCCTCGACAGGCCATTTCGCGTGCAGAGCCCCGATGCCAGCGTGCGCGCACTCGGGACTCGCTTCACCGTGCGCAGCTGGAGTGGCGGTACCGATGTGGCGGTACTGGAAAAAGCCGTCGAAGTGACTGTTCCGGGACAGCGCAATGCCCTGCGCCTGGAGGCAGGCCAGCATACCCGCGTCGCCTCCGGAGTCATCGGCCCCGTGCAGGCCAACAGCGCCTCGGTGGGTGCCTGGGAACAGGGCAGCCTGATCGCGATCGACCGCCCGCTGGGAGAGTTGCTGGACGAACTCGGACGTTACCGCCACGGCTGGCTGAGGTGCGACCCGCGTATCAGCGGCCTGCGCATTTCCGGAGCCTTCCCCCTGGATGACACCGACCTCGCGCTGCGATCCCTGGAGCGCAGCTTCCCCGTCACGGCGGTGTATCGCACGGGGTATTGGGTAACCGTGATTCCGCGCAGCTGA
- a CDS encoding sigma-70 family RNA polymerase sigma factor, with product MQGDSSLQSVGMLYRDHHGWLRGWLRQRLNDSADAADLAQDTFVRVLMAKSAGVIREPRHYLQTIARGLVIDLYRRRSLERAYLDALALLPEAVQPSLEEQALLLEALTEIDRMLDGLGQKTRQAFILSQLEGLTYSQIAERLGISIRTVNKYMAKAMEHCCLAMAGLS from the coding sequence ATGCAGGGAGATTCGTCGCTGCAGTCGGTAGGGATGCTGTACCGCGACCATCACGGCTGGCTGCGCGGCTGGCTGCGTCAGCGCCTCAACGACTCCGCCGATGCGGCCGACCTGGCGCAGGACACCTTCGTGCGCGTGCTGATGGCCAAGAGCGCCGGGGTGATTCGCGAACCCAGGCACTACCTGCAGACCATCGCACGGGGACTGGTGATCGACCTGTACCGCCGTCGCTCACTGGAGCGTGCCTACCTGGATGCGCTGGCCCTGCTGCCCGAGGCGGTCCAGCCGTCCCTCGAAGAGCAGGCCCTGCTCCTCGAAGCGCTGACGGAAATCGACCGAATGCTGGATGGCCTGGGGCAAAAGACCCGGCAGGCCTTCATCCTGTCCCAGCTCGAAGGGCTGACCTACAGCCAGATTGCCGAGCGACTGGGCATCTCCATCCGCACCGTCAACAAGTACATGGCCAAGGCCATGGAACACTGTTGCCTGGCCATGGCGGGTCTCTCGTGA
- a CDS encoding DUF1302 domain-containing protein, whose amino-acid sequence MERTYYRRRLPAALGSLVPALLASGAHAVTFELGEVQGQFDSSLSVGQSWAMSDPNPNFISKANGGRGDSQTTDDGRLNFKKGDTFSRIFKGTHDLELKYGDWGGFLRGKYWYDFELKDGHQRLYDIQDNGRDQAARSSGAQFLDAFVYRNYELAGQPGSMRLGKQVVSWGGSTFIQGGINSINPLDANALRRPGSELKEGLIPVQMIYLQQSISDAVSVEGFYQLKWQGTVADNCGTFFASSDLPAKGCDDRYVLQGKDIKPGTSDNSGQNGNTIFLPRGPDREPRDGGQYGLALRWFVPELNDTELSFYWMNYHSRLPIGSSTMTTANPFTAPRFGAASATYFVEYPEDIRLYGMSFSTNIAGAAVEGEISHRPNMPLGFDDLIYATLRLSPIVPTPIENSGIPGDTIHGYKRVPFTQVQTTVTETFDQVLGASRLTLVGEVGYNHISGIDDGTYGHLRYGRASPFGPGEYYGADGSNLCTTLLSGRPEYCNSDGFYTRNSWGYRLRSALTYNGVIGGLDLTPNLSWSHDVQGYGPNFTEGGKAVSVGLNAVYLSKYNASISYTDFFGGKYTTNTDRDFLSVSFGVSF is encoded by the coding sequence GTGGAAAGAACCTACTACCGCCGGCGCCTGCCAGCCGCGCTCGGCAGCCTCGTCCCTGCTTTGCTGGCATCCGGTGCCCACGCGGTGACTTTCGAACTCGGGGAGGTTCAGGGCCAGTTCGACTCATCGCTCTCGGTGGGTCAGAGCTGGGCGATGAGTGACCCCAACCCCAACTTCATCAGCAAGGCAAACGGTGGCCGTGGGGACTCTCAGACCACGGATGACGGTCGACTGAATTTCAAGAAGGGCGATACGTTCTCCAGGATCTTCAAGGGCACCCATGACCTGGAGTTGAAGTACGGGGACTGGGGTGGCTTCCTGCGCGGCAAATACTGGTACGACTTCGAACTCAAGGACGGACACCAGCGTCTGTATGACATCCAGGATAACGGCCGCGACCAGGCTGCGCGCTCCTCCGGGGCACAGTTCCTCGATGCCTTCGTCTACCGGAACTACGAACTCGCCGGTCAGCCGGGGTCCATGCGGCTGGGCAAGCAGGTGGTGAGCTGGGGCGGCAGCACCTTCATCCAGGGCGGCATCAACAGCATCAACCCGCTGGATGCCAACGCGCTGCGGCGGCCTGGCTCCGAGTTGAAGGAAGGGCTGATTCCTGTGCAGATGATCTATCTGCAGCAGAGCATCAGCGATGCCGTCAGCGTCGAGGGCTTCTACCAACTGAAGTGGCAAGGCACGGTAGCCGACAACTGCGGGACCTTCTTCGCCAGCTCCGACCTGCCGGCAAAGGGCTGCGACGACCGTTATGTCCTCCAGGGCAAGGACATCAAGCCCGGCACTTCAGACAACAGCGGGCAGAACGGCAACACGATCTTCCTGCCGCGCGGGCCGGACCGCGAGCCACGCGACGGTGGTCAGTACGGCCTGGCGTTGCGATGGTTCGTGCCGGAGCTCAACGACACCGAATTGAGCTTCTACTGGATGAACTATCACAGCCGGTTGCCCATCGGCAGCTCGACCATGACCACGGCCAACCCCTTCACGGCGCCGCGTTTCGGAGCCGCCTCGGCGACCTACTTCGTGGAGTATCCCGAGGACATCCGCCTCTATGGCATGAGCTTCAGTACCAACATCGCCGGCGCCGCCGTGGAAGGCGAGATCAGCCATCGGCCGAACATGCCGCTCGGCTTCGATGACCTGATCTACGCGACGCTGCGCCTGTCGCCCATCGTTCCGACACCCATCGAAAACTCCGGCATCCCCGGCGACACCATCCATGGCTACAAACGGGTGCCATTCACTCAGGTCCAGACCACGGTCACCGAGACCTTTGACCAGGTCCTGGGGGCCAGCCGGCTCACGCTGGTGGGGGAGGTTGGCTACAACCACATCTCCGGCATCGACGACGGCACCTACGGGCACCTTCGTTACGGTCGCGCCAGTCCGTTCGGCCCCGGCGAGTACTACGGCGCCGACGGCAGCAACCTGTGCACCACGTTGCTCAGTGGCCGGCCGGAGTACTGCAACAGCGATGGCTTCTACACCCGCAACTCCTGGGGCTATCGCCTGCGCTCCGCGCTGACCTACAACGGCGTCATCGGTGGACTCGACCTCACCCCGAACCTGTCCTGGTCCCATGACGTCCAGGGCTATGGGCCGAACTTCACGGAAGGGGGAAAGGCCGTCAGCGTCGGCCTGAACGCCGTCTACCTGTCCAAGTACAACGCCAGCATCAGCTACACCGACTTCTTCGGTGGCAAGTACACCACCAACACCGATCGAGACTTCCTGAGCGTCAGTTTCGGCGTCAGTTTCTGA
- a CDS encoding DUF1329 domain-containing protein — translation MRNAIPAAGLLSFCLSLVSPLSLAAVDAAKAAQLGSTLTPVGAERAGNEAGTIPAWTGGLAPDAGQVRDGSHGNPFAGEKPLFVITPANLDSYKGQLTPGQQAMFQRYPQTYRIPVYASHRTAAWPDSAYAAAKLNATHTQLVAGGNGLKDYQAPLAFPVPQNGLEVIWNHITRYRGGSFDRETSSYLVTPSGDYSWKTERDRLAYSNQLTDYDPERSKNILYYFTSLNIAPARDVGDVLLVHETLDQVAEPRMAWQYNAGQRRVRRAPQVAYDSPGPGNLRTNDQLDMFNGSPDRYDWQLVGKRELYVPYNSFRLADPANTPDQLVQKGHINQDLTRYELHRVWEVIATLKAGQRHVYAKRHLFIDEDTWTILEADHYDNRGTLWRVSENHTLPFYDQKVVISAGEMTYDLTSGRYLANGMFNQIKDAYRFGLKAKTSDFTPAALRTIGIR, via the coding sequence ATGAGAAATGCCATTCCGGCAGCGGGTCTGCTGTCTTTCTGCCTTTCGCTCGTCAGCCCACTCTCTCTGGCCGCCGTGGATGCGGCCAAGGCGGCGCAGCTGGGCTCAACGCTGACGCCGGTTGGTGCCGAGCGCGCGGGTAATGAGGCGGGGACTATCCCCGCCTGGACCGGCGGTCTTGCACCTGATGCGGGGCAAGTCAGGGACGGATCTCACGGCAACCCGTTTGCCGGAGAGAAACCGCTATTCGTCATCACACCTGCGAACCTGGATAGCTACAAGGGCCAGCTGACTCCAGGCCAGCAGGCGATGTTTCAGCGTTACCCGCAGACCTATCGCATTCCGGTATACGCCAGCCATCGTACAGCGGCCTGGCCGGACAGCGCCTATGCTGCCGCGAAGCTCAATGCAACGCACACGCAGCTTGTTGCCGGCGGCAACGGCCTGAAGGATTACCAGGCGCCCCTGGCATTTCCTGTTCCGCAAAACGGCCTTGAGGTGATCTGGAACCACATCACGCGCTACCGCGGCGGCAGTTTCGATCGCGAGACCAGCAGCTACCTGGTGACGCCCAGCGGCGATTACTCCTGGAAAACGGAGCGCGATCGCCTCGCCTACAGCAACCAGCTCACCGACTACGATCCGGAGCGCTCGAAGAACATCCTGTACTACTTCACTTCCTTGAATATCGCACCTGCGCGGGATGTCGGCGATGTGCTGCTGGTTCATGAAACCCTCGACCAGGTTGCCGAGCCCCGGATGGCCTGGCAGTACAACGCAGGCCAACGACGGGTTCGCCGCGCTCCCCAGGTTGCCTACGACAGCCCCGGCCCGGGCAACCTGCGCACCAACGATCAGCTCGACATGTTCAACGGCTCGCCGGACCGCTACGACTGGCAACTGGTCGGCAAGCGCGAGTTGTACGTGCCCTACAACAGCTTCCGCCTCGCTGACCCCGCCAATACACCGGACCAGTTGGTGCAAAAGGGGCATATCAACCAGGATCTGACCCGCTACGAACTGCACCGGGTATGGGAAGTGATAGCGACCCTGAAGGCCGGACAACGCCATGTCTACGCCAAGCGCCATCTGTTCATCGATGAAGACACCTGGACCATCCTCGAAGCCGATCACTACGACAACCGCGGGACGCTGTGGCGGGTATCGGAAAACCACACGCTGCCTTTCTATGACCAGAAGGTGGTGATCAGCGCGGGTGAAATGACCTATGACCTGACCTCCGGGCGCTACCTTGCCAACGGCATGTTCAACCAGATCAAGGATGCCTATCGATTTGGCCTGAAGGCGAAGACTTCCGACTTTACGCCTGCAGCTCTGCGCACCATCGGCATACGCTAG
- a CDS encoding citrate synthase, with translation MSTPEDDLYLSADEAAAALGISLPTLYAYVSRKNIRSIKVDGSRSRKYWAADIERLRKLKPTAGAGSDTPRVGAQSSITLLTDKGLYYRGQDVTQLAASSSVEEVAELMWQSAGAFASPVPRRPKGTGALLKAVSDLAVGEKLVALFPMLERENPRAHDLSVDGYARTGVDVVRWFAALLVGAAAPDERPLHRFIAESLGVDEALADLIRQVLILSIDHELDPTTYSVRAAANTGITPYYAAIVGIASSRGRHLAYGRNESVARLLDDICTARNPADPIVQRFREDGSILGFGSNQHGESDPRASFLLQSLHRLFARDAEFRSLLGAAAVAEELTGQPMDFILLLTFVGRKLGLQGQEIALAGVGRAIGWIAHASEQYHQHPLLRPRARYTGNLPD, from the coding sequence ATGTCCACCCCAGAAGACGATCTCTACCTCAGCGCCGACGAGGCCGCCGCAGCGCTCGGTATCAGCCTTCCGACCCTCTATGCCTATGTCAGCCGGAAGAACATCCGCTCGATCAAGGTCGACGGTTCGCGCAGCCGTAAATACTGGGCCGCGGATATCGAACGCCTGCGCAAGCTCAAGCCAACTGCCGGAGCTGGCAGCGATACACCGCGCGTCGGCGCGCAGAGTTCGATCACGCTGCTGACGGACAAGGGGCTGTATTACCGGGGGCAGGACGTTACGCAGCTGGCTGCCAGTTCCAGTGTCGAGGAAGTGGCCGAGTTGATGTGGCAGTCAGCGGGAGCATTCGCTTCCCCTGTTCCCCGTCGACCGAAAGGGACCGGCGCGCTTCTCAAGGCTGTGAGTGATCTCGCCGTCGGCGAAAAGCTGGTCGCGCTCTTCCCCATGCTGGAACGGGAAAACCCGCGCGCCCACGACCTGTCGGTCGACGGCTATGCCCGCACCGGCGTCGATGTCGTACGCTGGTTTGCGGCCTTGCTGGTCGGCGCAGCGGCTCCGGATGAGCGCCCCCTGCATCGTTTCATCGCGGAATCACTGGGCGTGGATGAAGCATTGGCCGACCTGATCCGCCAGGTACTGATCCTTTCCATCGACCATGAACTTGATCCGACCACCTACAGCGTCCGGGCAGCCGCCAACACCGGCATCACGCCCTACTACGCCGCCATCGTAGGAATCGCCTCATCGCGGGGCCGGCACCTCGCCTATGGTCGCAATGAATCGGTAGCGCGCCTGCTGGATGACATCTGCACGGCCCGCAACCCCGCCGACCCAATCGTCCAGCGCTTCCGCGAGGACGGCTCCATCCTGGGCTTCGGCTCCAACCAGCATGGCGAGAGTGACCCGCGGGCATCCTTCCTGCTGCAGAGCCTGCACAGGCTATTCGCCAGGGATGCGGAGTTCCGCAGCCTGCTGGGAGCCGCCGCGGTTGCCGAAGAGCTGACCGGGCAGCCGATGGACTTCATTCTCCTGCTGACCTTCGTCGGACGGAAACTGGGCCTGCAGGGCCAGGAGATCGCCCTTGCTGGTGTCGGTCGTGCCATTGGCTGGATCGCTCACGCCAGCGAGCAGTACCACCAGCACCCGCTGCTGCGCCCGCGCGCCCGCTATACCGGCAACCTGCCAGACTGA
- a CDS encoding acyclic terpene utilization AtuA family protein: protein MEIRVLAPNGAVGTGFKESSLERGISLAPHVIACDAGSTDSGPAYLGSGKARLSREACKRDLRLLLLARDKLDVPLIVGSCGTSGRDAGVNWMAEIALEIADEEGINFRLALIYSDQDSEYLKQRLADGRIQALQPAPPLDDHVIERSHVVGMMGTEALSEALDDDAQVILAGRASDSALFAVVPERLGADRGLIWHAAKTIECGAACCVTPAADGLMAYIREDHFEIEPLDLQARVTPLSIAAHTLYENANPFLLTEPAGTIDTEHAVYTATSERSVRVSGSRFLPAQRYSIKLEGSEPAGFQSVIIGGIRDPKIFLGLDRLIPMAKQYFQQRIAQLFDGRLGPEDYDISFRSYGRGAVMGELEVERDSVPIEVGVLITITAPTQELASKIATFVSHVSAHLPVPGYEGIISTIAYPFSPPYLERGPIYRFSLNHVLFPDSPGEMFRRKMIEV from the coding sequence ATGGAAATTCGTGTTCTGGCGCCAAACGGCGCCGTGGGGACCGGCTTCAAGGAAAGCTCGCTGGAGCGTGGCATCTCGCTCGCTCCTCATGTGATCGCCTGCGACGCCGGTTCGACCGATTCGGGGCCGGCGTATCTGGGGAGCGGCAAGGCAAGGCTTTCGCGCGAGGCTTGCAAGCGTGACCTGCGCCTGCTTCTGCTGGCCCGCGACAAGCTGGATGTCCCGCTGATCGTAGGGTCCTGCGGCACCAGTGGCCGTGATGCGGGGGTCAACTGGATGGCCGAGATCGCTCTGGAGATCGCGGACGAGGAGGGAATCAACTTCCGTCTGGCACTGATCTACTCCGACCAGGACAGCGAGTACCTGAAGCAGCGCCTGGCCGATGGGCGGATCCAGGCGCTGCAACCGGCACCGCCGCTCGACGACCACGTCATCGAGCGCAGCCATGTCGTTGGCATGATGGGCACCGAGGCGCTGTCGGAAGCACTGGACGATGACGCTCAGGTCATTCTTGCCGGACGAGCCAGCGATTCCGCGCTGTTTGCCGTGGTTCCGGAGCGTCTCGGCGCAGACCGCGGGCTGATCTGGCATGCGGCAAAAACCATCGAGTGCGGAGCAGCGTGCTGCGTCACACCGGCCGCAGACGGCCTGATGGCTTACATTCGCGAGGACCACTTCGAGATCGAGCCGCTCGATCTGCAGGCGCGCGTCACTCCGCTCTCCATCGCTGCGCACACGCTCTACGAGAATGCCAACCCCTTCCTGCTGACGGAACCGGCCGGCACTATCGATACCGAACACGCGGTCTACACCGCCACCAGCGAGCGCAGCGTGCGGGTCAGCGGTTCGCGATTCCTTCCCGCGCAGCGCTACAGCATCAAGCTGGAAGGCTCGGAGCCCGCGGGCTTCCAGTCGGTGATCATTGGCGGCATCCGTGACCCGAAAATCTTCCTTGGCCTGGACCGGCTGATCCCGATGGCCAAGCAGTACTTCCAGCAGCGCATAGCGCAGCTGTTCGATGGCCGGCTGGGGCCTGAGGACTACGACATCAGCTTCCGCAGCTATGGCCGCGGCGCCGTGATGGGCGAGCTGGAGGTGGAACGCGATAGCGTGCCGATCGAGGTCGGGGTGCTCATCACCATCACCGCGCCTACGCAGGAACTGGCGAGCAAGATTGCGACCTTTGTCAGCCACGTCAGCGCGCACCTGCCGGTGCCTGGCTACGAAGGCATTATCAGCACCATTGCCTATCCGTTCTCGCCGCCTTACCTGGAGCGCGGTCCCATCTACCGCTTCAGCCTCAACCATGTGCTGTTCCCTGATTCCCCCGGCGAAATGTTCCGTCGCAAGATGATCGAGGTGTAA
- a CDS encoding DUF4387 domain-containing protein translates to MSQLFELCSLIRSKNAGPFMLTFDLMFASAENYQRAKRTQPITRDLISRLYRQREEDITLVYHDAAQAIKISFPRPVFQGELNDSDCYGGQQYVPLMSITVAE, encoded by the coding sequence ATGTCCCAGCTCTTCGAGCTCTGCAGCCTGATTCGTTCCAAGAACGCCGGCCCGTTCATGCTGACTTTCGACCTGATGTTCGCGTCAGCGGAAAACTATCAGCGCGCCAAGCGTACTCAACCAATCACGCGGGACCTGATCTCGCGGCTCTATCGGCAACGCGAAGAAGACATCACGCTGGTGTACCACGATGCGGCGCAGGCGATAAAAATCTCCTTCCCGCGGCCCGTGTTCCAGGGTGAGCTGAACGACAGCGATTGCTATGGCGGCCAGCAGTACGTGCCGCTGATGAGCATCACTGTCGCCGAGTGA
- a CDS encoding CitMHS family transporter: MNMAWVGFAMVLTFMYLIMSQRLSAVVALILVPVCFAVACGFGPQTGVMVLDGVRQLAPTALMLMFAILFFSIMYDAGLFEPAVRRIVRAVGNDPLRVSVGTAALSALISLDGDGSTTVLVVVTSMLPVYRRLGMNPLIIATLVLLTNTSVNLVPWGGPTARAASALHVDAMQVFHGLIPTMFAGIAFAFLAAVWFGLKERRRLGWTPESGAGNLSEEILAEVRDTHRPKLFWVNLALTVGLVVSMVLGLGPLPVLMMVAFALALLINYPSLDQQKARIAAHAENVLNVLALIFAAGAFTGILAGTGMVDAMSGKFLAVVPESAGPYLSLITAFASLPFTFFMSNDAFYFGILPVLAKSAAQYGIDPILVARASVLGLPVHALSPLVAAGYLMSGLLKVEVGALQRFSLKWAICSSFVLIAAALVSGAIFS; encoded by the coding sequence ATGAACATGGCCTGGGTCGGTTTTGCCATGGTGTTGACCTTCATGTACCTGATCATGAGCCAGCGGCTGTCTGCCGTCGTGGCGCTGATTCTGGTACCGGTCTGTTTTGCAGTTGCCTGCGGCTTCGGGCCGCAAACCGGTGTCATGGTGCTCGATGGGGTGCGTCAGCTCGCTCCCACGGCGCTGATGCTGATGTTCGCGATTCTGTTCTTCTCGATCATGTACGACGCCGGGTTGTTCGAGCCGGCAGTTCGGCGGATCGTGCGTGCCGTGGGAAATGACCCTTTGCGGGTCAGCGTCGGGACAGCAGCCTTGTCGGCTCTCATTTCCCTCGACGGCGACGGCTCGACAACAGTACTGGTGGTTGTCACATCCATGCTGCCGGTCTACCGCCGCCTGGGCATGAATCCGCTGATCATCGCAACGCTGGTCCTGCTGACCAATACCTCCGTCAACCTCGTGCCCTGGGGCGGTCCTACCGCACGTGCGGCGAGCGCCTTGCATGTGGATGCGATGCAGGTATTCCACGGTCTGATTCCCACCATGTTCGCCGGCATCGCCTTTGCTTTCCTGGCAGCGGTCTGGTTTGGTCTGAAGGAACGCAGGCGCCTCGGGTGGACGCCGGAATCAGGCGCCGGGAATCTTTCCGAGGAAATCCTGGCGGAGGTGCGCGATACCCACCGACCGAAGCTCTTCTGGGTCAACCTGGCGCTGACAGTCGGTCTGGTGGTATCGATGGTGCTTGGGCTGGGGCCGCTACCGGTGCTGATGATGGTCGCCTTTGCTCTGGCGCTGCTCATCAACTACCCGAGCCTGGACCAGCAGAAAGCGCGGATCGCCGCCCATGCCGAGAATGTGCTGAATGTACTCGCGCTGATTTTTGCCGCCGGCGCCTTCACCGGCATTCTCGCCGGTACCGGGATGGTGGACGCCATGTCCGGCAAGTTCCTGGCGGTGGTTCCCGAAAGCGCAGGTCCGTACCTGAGCCTCATCACGGCCTTTGCCAGTCTGCCGTTCACCTTCTTCATGTCCAACGATGCGTTCTACTTCGGCATCCTGCCGGTACTGGCGAAAAGCGCGGCGCAGTACGGGATCGATCCGATCCTGGTGGCTCGCGCATCGGTCCTGGGATTGCCGGTCCATGCGCTCAGTCCATTGGTAGCAGCCGGCTACCTGATGAGCGGGTTGCTGAAGGTGGAGGTTGGAGCGCTTCAGCGGTTCTCACTCAAATGGGCGATCTGCAGCTCGTTCGTTCTGATCGCTGCTGCCTTGGTGAGCGGAGCCATATTTTCCTGA
- a CDS encoding DUF1329 domain-containing protein, whose protein sequence is MNKKLACASLLLLSLPFNLQAAVPEAEAAKLGSTLTPLGAERASNADGSIPAWDGGLPTNAGSRGADGRLSDPFAADKPLFSITAQNMAQYAANLTPGQQAMLKRYPDYHLNVYPAHRSATYPATVVQAVAANARHASLVEGGNGLKDFQTAIPFPIPQSGVEALWNHITRYRGGSAQRLHVQATPTANGTYTPTYFQQQFSYRDQLTDYSPDKDNNVLFYYKQLVTAPARLAGDVVLVHETLDQVREPRMAWVYSAGQRRVRRAPQIAYDGPYPASDGLRVADNLDMFNGAPDRYDWKLVGKREIYVPYNSFALDSTAHRYDDLVKPGHLNQDLVRYEKHRVWEVEGTLRAGERHIYARRVLFLDEDTWQAVLADHYDGRGTLWRVGESFMTPLYDKQIPWLGVEAIYDLINGRYLVSGLTNQEKSQVEFGFRASSVDYTPTALRNQGIR, encoded by the coding sequence ATGAACAAGAAACTTGCGTGCGCTTCCCTGCTCCTCCTGTCCCTGCCTTTCAACCTCCAGGCCGCCGTTCCCGAAGCGGAAGCGGCAAAGCTGGGCAGCACCCTCACACCGCTGGGCGCAGAGCGTGCCAGCAATGCCGACGGCAGCATTCCCGCCTGGGACGGCGGCCTGCCGACCAACGCCGGCAGCCGTGGCGCGGACGGGCGCCTGAGTGATCCCTTTGCCGCCGACAAACCGCTGTTCAGCATCACCGCGCAGAACATGGCGCAGTACGCGGCGAACCTCACGCCCGGCCAGCAGGCGATGCTCAAGCGCTATCCGGACTACCACCTCAACGTCTATCCCGCGCATCGTTCGGCTACCTACCCGGCGACGGTGGTGCAAGCCGTGGCCGCGAATGCGCGGCATGCCAGCCTGGTCGAGGGCGGCAACGGCCTGAAGGACTTCCAGACGGCGATCCCCTTCCCCATTCCGCAGAGCGGCGTCGAGGCGCTGTGGAACCACATCACCCGCTACCGCGGCGGCAGCGCGCAACGCCTGCACGTGCAAGCGACGCCCACCGCCAACGGCACCTACACGCCCACTTACTTCCAGCAGCAGTTCAGCTACCGCGACCAGCTCACCGACTACAGCCCGGACAAGGACAACAACGTCCTCTTCTACTACAAGCAGCTGGTCACCGCGCCGGCACGGCTGGCCGGTGACGTGGTGCTGGTCCACGAGACCCTCGACCAGGTCCGCGAGCCGCGCATGGCCTGGGTCTACAGCGCCGGCCAGCGTCGCGTGCGGCGCGCCCCGCAGATCGCCTACGACGGCCCCTACCCGGCCTCGGACGGCCTGCGCGTGGCGGACAACCTGGACATGTTCAACGGTGCGCCGGATCGCTACGACTGGAAGCTGGTGGGCAAGAGGGAAATCTACGTGCCCTACAACAGCTTCGCCCTCGACTCCACCGCCCACCGCTATGACGACCTGGTAAAACCCGGCCACCTCAACCAGGACCTGGTGCGCTACGAGAAACACCGCGTGTGGGAGGTCGAAGGCACCCTGCGCGCCGGCGAGCGGCACATCTACGCGCGCCGTGTGCTGTTCCTCGATGAGGACACCTGGCAGGCCGTGCTCGCCGACCACTACGACGGCCGCGGCACCCTCTGGCGCGTGGGCGAGAGTTTCATGACGCCGCTCTACGACAAGCAGATTCCCTGGCTGGGCGTGGAAGCCATCTACGACCTGATCAATGGCCGCTACCTGGTCTCGGGCCTGACCAACCAGGAAAAATCCCAGGTGGAATTCGGCTTCAGGGCCAGCAGTGTCGACTACACCCCGACGGCGCTGCGCAACCAGGGCATCCGCTGA